One Vibrio taketomensis DNA window includes the following coding sequences:
- a CDS encoding DUF1538 domain-containing protein: MMMQFIDTLINTIGDVVPIVTIIFGFQFAVLKRPVANLSKVILGFGYVILGLSLFLMGLEMALFPLGETMAEQLTAPDFLQQVRISAESALGWADYYWVYLFAFCIGFSTTIAEPSLIAVAIKANQVSGGSISVNGLRIAVALGVAVGISLGSYRIVVGDPIHYYIIFGYVVVVIQTMYAPKLIIPLAYDSGGVTTSTVTVPLVAALGLGLASTVPGRNPMIDGFGLIAFASLFPMISVMGYAQITRWLNKESTLEDKQNAL, from the coding sequence ATGATGATGCAGTTTATCGATACCTTGATTAACACTATTGGTGATGTCGTACCTATCGTGACGATTATCTTTGGTTTTCAATTTGCGGTGCTCAAACGCCCTGTTGCTAATTTATCCAAGGTAATTTTAGGTTTTGGTTACGTCATCTTAGGGCTTTCCTTATTTCTTATGGGGCTCGAAATGGCGTTGTTCCCGCTAGGGGAGACCATGGCCGAACAATTGACTGCCCCTGATTTTTTACAGCAAGTTCGTATTAGCGCGGAGTCGGCTTTAGGCTGGGCGGATTACTATTGGGTTTACCTGTTCGCCTTTTGCATTGGTTTCAGTACGACGATCGCAGAGCCATCCTTGATTGCTGTGGCGATTAAAGCCAATCAAGTCTCTGGTGGCTCTATCAGTGTTAACGGGTTACGCATTGCTGTAGCTCTGGGCGTGGCGGTAGGTATCTCTTTAGGTAGCTATCGCATTGTCGTGGGCGACCCTATCCATTACTACATTATCTTCGGCTATGTGGTGGTGGTGATCCAAACTATGTACGCCCCTAAATTAATTATCCCCCTTGCTTACGACTCAGGTGGCGTCACAACATCAACAGTCACCGTCCCATTGGTGGCTGCGCTCGGGTTGGGTTTGGCCTCAACGGTTCCCGGCCGCAATCCAATGATCGATGGTTTTGGTTTGATTGCTTTTGCCAGTTTATTTCCCATGATTTCGGTGATGGGGTATGCCCAAATTACTCGTTGGTTAAATAAAGAATCAACTTTAGAGGATAAACAAAATGCGCTTTAA
- the yfcE gene encoding phosphodiesterase, which translates to MKLFFASDLHGSLPATERVLAEFEQSGMETLVLLGDVLNHGPRNPIPQGYNPPAVAELLNQYADRIIAVRGNCDSEVDQMLLSFPMMSDYAWVLLPSGQRMFLTHGHLYNSAKRPALREGDVIVHGHTHIPLAEKDGEQFIFNPGSVTFPRNEFAASYGVLEDSMLKVKSFAGDTIVETYLS; encoded by the coding sequence GTGAAATTATTTTTTGCCTCTGATCTGCATGGTAGCTTACCAGCAACAGAGCGTGTATTGGCTGAATTTGAACAATCAGGCATGGAAACCTTGGTATTGTTGGGTGATGTTCTTAACCACGGGCCGCGTAATCCAATTCCACAAGGCTATAATCCTCCTGCGGTAGCTGAATTACTCAATCAATATGCCGATCGAATCATCGCGGTACGTGGGAATTGCGACAGTGAAGTCGATCAGATGCTGTTGAGCTTTCCGATGATGAGCGATTATGCATGGGTTTTGCTGCCAAGTGGGCAGCGCATGTTTCTAACTCATGGCCACCTATATAACAGTGCTAAACGCCCTGCGCTGCGAGAGGGTGATGTGATAGTGCATGGTCATACGCACATTCCGTTGGCAGAAAAAGATGGTGAGCAGTTCATCTTTAACCCAGGTTCTGTCACCTTTCCACGTAATGAATTTGCTGCCAGCTATGGTGTGCTAGAAGATAGTATGCTTAAAGTGAAAAGTTTTGCGGGTGATACCATCGTTGAGACATACTTAAGCTAA
- a CDS encoding SDR family oxidoreductase, producing the protein MAKAILITGCSSGIGYVTAHALHKRGYQVIASCRKQEDVLRLQQEGLTSIQIDLSSSESISQGVKQTLAITEGQLYALFNNGAYGQPGALEDLSVAGLKAQFETNFFGWHQLVCELLPTMRAHGEGRIIQNSSVLGFAAMKYRGAYNASKFAIEGWSDTLRLELANTNIKIALIEPGPIETHFRANALVAFNKWIDIENSPHHEEYQQQLSRLSKASSNNAFVLPAEACVAPVIHALEAKHPKIRYRITKPTKIFAVLKRLLPTRWLDKILQKAA; encoded by the coding sequence ATGGCTAAAGCAATTCTGATCACCGGCTGTTCATCCGGTATCGGCTATGTCACGGCGCATGCCCTACATAAACGTGGTTATCAAGTCATTGCATCTTGTCGAAAACAAGAAGACGTTTTACGCCTGCAGCAAGAAGGCTTGACCTCGATTCAAATCGATCTCAGTTCTTCTGAGAGCATTAGTCAGGGTGTTAAACAAACACTCGCGATCACCGAAGGTCAACTTTACGCACTGTTCAATAATGGTGCTTATGGGCAGCCTGGCGCTTTAGAAGATCTGTCCGTGGCTGGTTTAAAAGCACAATTTGAGACCAACTTCTTTGGCTGGCATCAGCTTGTGTGTGAATTGTTGCCGACGATGCGGGCCCATGGAGAAGGAAGAATTATTCAAAATAGCTCTGTACTCGGCTTTGCCGCAATGAAATACCGCGGCGCCTATAACGCATCAAAATTTGCCATTGAAGGCTGGAGCGACACGCTCAGACTTGAACTTGCAAACACCAATATAAAGATCGCGCTCATAGAACCCGGCCCCATCGAGACTCACTTTCGAGCCAATGCACTTGTCGCATTTAATAAATGGATTGATATAGAAAACAGCCCACATCACGAAGAATATCAACAGCAATTATCTCGCCTAAGCAAAGCGTCATCCAACAATGCGTTTGTTCTGCCAGCAGAAGCCTGCGTTGCACCTGTTATTCATGCGCTTGAAGCGAAGCATCCAAAAATTCGGTATCGTATTACTAAACCAACAAAAATATTTGCTGTACTTAAACGACTATTACCGACTCGTTGGTTAGACAAAATTCTACAAAAAGCGGCTTAG
- a CDS encoding CBS domain-containing protein, protein MSNQNIVRVRDVMAPTYVMIDGLSTVDEGIRIARQQGVKALVVNKRHVDDEYGIVLMNDIAKKVLAKDRSPERTNIYEVMTKPALSVDPRMDVKYCARLFERFGISRAPVIEDGQVIGMVSYNNIVLNGMAPDDVA, encoded by the coding sequence ATGAGTAACCAAAATATTGTGCGAGTGAGAGATGTCATGGCGCCAACTTATGTGATGATCGATGGGCTCAGTACGGTTGATGAGGGTATTCGCATTGCTCGTCAGCAAGGGGTTAAGGCGCTGGTGGTGAATAAGCGCCATGTCGATGATGAATATGGCATTGTACTGATGAATGATATCGCCAAAAAAGTGTTAGCCAAAGATCGCTCCCCTGAACGCACCAATATTTATGAGGTGATGACCAAACCTGCATTATCGGTTGATCCTCGCATGGACGTGAAATATTGCGCTCGTCTATTTGAGCGTTTTGGTATTAGCCGTGCACCAGTGATTGAAGATGGCCAAGTAATAGGTATGGTGAGCTACAATAATATTGTGCTTAATGGCATGGCTCCGGATGACGTTGCTTAG
- a CDS encoding DUF1538 domain-containing protein codes for MSNAFSALLRAMLGSFRDLMPIIVVIAFFQLVVLQEPLPNLMSIAMGLLLVVMGLTFFIFGLEMGLFPIGETMAQAFARKGSVMWLMIFAFCLGFGTTIAEPALTAIADEASEVAAEGGMIALSEESQENYANGLRITVALSVGFAIVLGVLRILKGWPIQYMIIGGYVGVVILTAFAPESIIGVAYDSGGVTTSTITVPLVTALGVGLASSIKGRNPMIDGFGLIAFASLLPMMFVMVYGMMVTT; via the coding sequence ATGTCCAACGCTTTTTCAGCACTATTGCGCGCGATGCTAGGCAGTTTTCGCGACTTGATGCCAATCATCGTAGTGATTGCATTTTTTCAGCTGGTTGTGCTGCAGGAGCCGTTGCCTAATCTAATGTCAATTGCCATGGGTTTGTTGCTAGTCGTGATGGGGCTGACTTTCTTTATTTTTGGTTTAGAAATGGGGCTATTTCCAATTGGTGAAACCATGGCACAAGCTTTTGCACGTAAAGGCAGTGTAATGTGGTTAATGATCTTCGCATTTTGTTTAGGCTTTGGTACCACGATCGCAGAGCCCGCGTTAACCGCAATTGCTGATGAAGCTTCGGAAGTTGCCGCGGAAGGGGGCATGATTGCTTTAAGTGAAGAAAGCCAAGAAAACTATGCTAATGGTTTGCGCATCACGGTGGCCTTATCGGTTGGCTTCGCTATCGTCTTAGGTGTCTTGAGAATACTTAAAGGCTGGCCGATTCAATATATGATTATTGGTGGCTATGTAGGAGTCGTGATCTTAACCGCTTTTGCACCAGAGAGCATTATCGGTGTTGCTTATGACTCAGGTGGGGTAACCACCTCGACGATCACCGTTCCCTTGGTGACCGCACTTGGGGTTGGATTGGCGTCTTCGATTAAGGGCAGAAACCCAATGATCGATGGTTTTGGCTTGATTGCTTTTGCCTCACTACTGCCAATGATGTTTGTCATGGTTTACGGCATGATGGTGACAACATGA
- a CDS encoding P-II family nitrogen regulator, whose translation MRFKLLLAFVEDNKTEQVLDAARSAGATGATVINNARGEGLNQKRTFFGLTLEVQRDVLLFVVEEHLARQILETISKVGGFDEESGQGIAIQIDIEDAVGVAHQVEKLTKVVGDEI comes from the coding sequence ATGCGCTTTAAATTACTGTTAGCTTTTGTTGAAGACAATAAAACGGAACAGGTATTGGATGCTGCACGCAGCGCGGGAGCGACAGGTGCAACAGTCATTAATAACGCTCGAGGTGAAGGGCTCAATCAAAAACGTACCTTTTTTGGACTCACTCTCGAGGTGCAAAGAGATGTGTTGTTGTTCGTCGTAGAGGAACATCTTGCCCGACAGATATTAGAAACGATCAGTAAGGTTGGTGGGTTTGATGAAGAGTCAGGGCAGGGCATTGCGATCCAAATTGATATTGAAGATGCCGTTGGAGTTGCACATCAAGTTGAGAAGTTAACCAAAGTGGTGGGGGATGAAATATGA
- a CDS encoding TIGR01777 family oxidoreductase: MKILLTGGTGFIGRELLKLLTTHEVVLLTRAPERAQQLLTHADLGNITYIADLDAFHDLNDFDAVINLAGEPIADKRWSKGQKQQICDSRWKLTEQLVELIHASTNPPAIFISGSAVGYYGDQQSHPFDESLHVHSETFTHRVCERWETIANRARSENTRVCILRTGVVLGCDGGALAKMLLPYKLGVGGPIGRGNQYMPWIHKLDMVRAIVYLLETEHAQGEFNLCAPHPVTNKHFSRTLARTLKRPHILFTPKWSMKLLMGESSVLLFDSIRAKPKKLTELGFRFSYSRLEPALKNLLQHQA; encoded by the coding sequence ATGAAAATACTGCTAACTGGCGGCACAGGATTTATTGGCCGAGAGCTGCTCAAACTACTCACGACTCATGAGGTAGTACTGCTAACTCGAGCTCCAGAGCGCGCTCAACAGTTATTGACCCATGCTGATTTAGGCAATATCACTTATATCGCCGATCTTGACGCATTCCATGATCTCAATGATTTTGACGCTGTTATCAATCTCGCTGGTGAACCGATTGCCGATAAGCGCTGGAGTAAGGGACAAAAGCAACAGATATGCGATAGTCGTTGGAAATTAACGGAACAACTGGTGGAGCTAATTCATGCCAGTACCAACCCTCCCGCGATTTTTATTAGTGGCTCAGCGGTTGGCTATTATGGCGATCAGCAGTCACACCCGTTTGATGAGAGCTTACATGTTCACTCAGAGACCTTTACTCATCGAGTTTGTGAGCGCTGGGAGACCATTGCTAACCGTGCTCGATCAGAAAATACTCGTGTGTGCATATTGCGAACTGGGGTTGTGCTGGGATGCGATGGCGGTGCACTAGCCAAAATGTTATTACCTTACAAGCTTGGAGTAGGCGGCCCCATTGGCCGTGGTAATCAATACATGCCTTGGATACATAAGCTCGACATGGTTCGTGCCATTGTTTATTTGCTCGAAACTGAACATGCTCAAGGAGAATTTAATCTTTGCGCCCCACACCCTGTCACCAACAAACACTTTAGCCGCACGCTCGCTAGAACGCTCAAACGCCCACACATTTTGTTTACACCTAAATGGTCGATGAAATTATTGATGGGAGAAAGTTCAGTACTGCTATTTGATAGTATTCGTGCCAAACCGAAAAAGCTGACGGAGTTAGGTTTTCGCTTTAGCTATTCGCGCTTGGAACCCGCGCTGAAAAATCTATTACAACACCAAGCTTAA
- a CDS encoding SelT/SelW/SelH family protein, which yields MQKAIIDIYYCRQCNWMLRSTWLSQELLHTFSEEIDTVALHPDTGGRFEIHCNGELIWERKRDGGFPEAKVLKQRVRDIIDPERDLGHSDNR from the coding sequence ATGCAAAAAGCGATTATTGATATTTACTACTGTCGTCAGTGTAATTGGATGCTGCGTTCAACTTGGTTAAGTCAGGAGTTATTGCACACCTTCAGTGAAGAAATAGACACCGTGGCTCTTCATCCTGATACGGGTGGTCGATTTGAAATTCACTGTAATGGTGAGCTCATTTGGGAACGAAAACGCGATGGTGGTTTTCCAGAAGCGAAAGTATTAAAACAGCGCGTACGCGATATTATCGATCCTGAGCGAGATTTAGGACATTCAGACAATCGTTAG